In one window of Prionailurus bengalensis isolate Pbe53 chromosome B3, Fcat_Pben_1.1_paternal_pri, whole genome shotgun sequence DNA:
- the AKT1 gene encoding RAC-alpha serine/threonine-protein kinase isoform X1, producing the protein MNDVAIVKEGWLHKRGEYIKTWRPRYFLLKNDGTFIGYKERPQDVEQRESPLNNFSVAQCQLMKTERPRPNTFIIRCLQWTTVIERTFHVETPEEREEWTTAIQTVADGLKRQEEEMMDFRSGSPSDNSGAEEMEVSLAKPKHRVTMNEFEYLKLLGKGTFGKVILVKEKATGRYYAMKILKKEVIVAKDEVAHTLTENRVLQNSRHPFLTALKYSFQTHDRLCFVMEYANGGELFFHLSRERVFPEDRARFYGAEIVSALDYLHSEKNVVYRDLKLENLMLDKDGHIKITDFGLCKEGIKDGATMKTFCGTPEYLAPEVLEDNDYGRAVDWWGLGVVMYEMMCGRLPFYNQDHEKLFELILMEELRFPRTLSPEAKSLLSGLLKKDPKQRLGGGADDAKEIMQHRFFASIVWQDVYEKKLSPPFKPQVTSETDTRYFDEEFTAQMITITPPDQGDSVEGEDSERRPHFPQFSYSASGTA; encoded by the exons GGGAATACATCAAGACCTGGAGGCCCCGGTACTTCCTCCTCAAGAACGACGGCACCTTCATCGGCTACAAGGAGCGGCCACAGGACGTGGAGCAGAGAGAGTCCCCTCTCAACAACTTCTCTGTGGCGC agtGTCAGCTGATGAAGACGGAGCGGCCCAGGCCCAACACCTTCATCATCCGCTGCCTGCAGTGGACCACGGTCATCGAGCGCACCTTCCACGTGGAGACCCCCGAGGAGCG GGAGGAGTGGACCACCGCCATCCAGACGGTGGCCGACGGGCTcaagaggcaggaggaggaaatGATGGACTTCCGGTCGGGCTCGCCCAGCGACAACTCGGGGGCCGAGGAGATGGAGGTGTCCCTGGCCAAGCCCAAGCACCGCGTG ACCATGAACGAGTTTGAGTACCTGAAGCTGCTGGGCAAAGGCACGTTTGGGAAGGTGATCCTGGTGAAGGAGAAGGCCACGGGCCGCTACTATGCCATGAAGATCCTCAAGAAGGAGGTCATCGTGGCCAAG GATGAGGTGGCCCACACGCTCACAGAGAACCGCGTTCTCCAGAACTCTCGGCACCCTTTCCTGACG GCCCTGAAGTACTCCTTCCAGACCCACGACCGTCTCTGCTTCGTCATGGAGTATGCCAACGGGGGCGAG CTCTTCTTCCACTTGTCCCGGGAGCGGGTCTTCCCCGAGGACCGTGCGCGCTTCTACGGCGCCGAGATCGTGTCCGCGCTGGACTACCTGCACTCCGAGAAGAACGTGGTCTACCGCGACCTCAAG CTGGAGAACCTCATGCTGGACAAGGACGGGCACATCAAGATCACCGACTTCGGCCTGTGCAAGGAGGGCATCAAGGACGGGGCCACCATGAAGACCTTCTGCGGGACGCCCGAGTACCTGGCCCCCGAG GTGCTGGAGGACAACGACTACGGCCGCGCGGTCGACTGGTGGGGGCTGGGCGTGGTCATGTACGAGATGATGTGCGGCCGCCTGCCCTTCTACAACCAGGACCACGAGAAGCTCTTCGAGCTCATCCTCATGGAGGAGCTCCGCTTCCCGCGCACGCTCAGCCCCGAGGCCAAGTCCCTGCTGTCGGGGCTGCTCAAGAAGGACCCTAAGCAGAG GCTGGGAGGGGGCGCCGACGACGCCAAGGAGATCATGCAGCACCGCTTTTTCGCCAGCATCGTGTGGCAGGACGTGTACGAGAAGAAG CTCAGTCCGCCCTTCAAGCCCCAGGTCACCTCAGAGACGGACACCAGGTATTTTGATGAGGAGTTCACGGCCCAGATGATCACCATCACGCCCCCCGACCAAG GCGACAGCGTGGAGGGCGAGGACAGCGAGCGGAGGCCCCACTTCCCACAGTTCTCCTACTCCGCCAGTGGCACGGCCTGA
- the AKT1 gene encoding RAC-alpha serine/threonine-protein kinase isoform X2 codes for MNDVAIVKEGWLHKRGEYIKTWRPRYFLLKNDGTFIGYKERPQDVEQRESPLNNFSVAQCQLMKTERPRPNTFIIRCLQWTTVIERTFHVETPEEREEWTTAIQTVADGLKRQEEEMMDFRSGSPSDNSGAEEMEVSLAKPKHRVTMNEFEYLKLLGKGTFGKVILVKEKATGRYYAMKILKKEVIVAKDEVAHTLTENRVLQNSRHPFLTALKYSFQTHDRLCFVMEYANGGELFFHLSRERVFPEDRARFYGAEIVSALDYLHSEKNVVYRDLKLENLMLDKDGHIKITDFGLCKEGIKDGATMKTFCGTPEYLAPEVLEDNDYGRAVDWWGLGVVMYEMMCGRLPFYNQDHEKLFELILMEELRFPRTLSPEAKSLLSGLLKKDPKQSSVRPSSPRSPQRRTPGILMRSSRPR; via the exons GGGAATACATCAAGACCTGGAGGCCCCGGTACTTCCTCCTCAAGAACGACGGCACCTTCATCGGCTACAAGGAGCGGCCACAGGACGTGGAGCAGAGAGAGTCCCCTCTCAACAACTTCTCTGTGGCGC agtGTCAGCTGATGAAGACGGAGCGGCCCAGGCCCAACACCTTCATCATCCGCTGCCTGCAGTGGACCACGGTCATCGAGCGCACCTTCCACGTGGAGACCCCCGAGGAGCG GGAGGAGTGGACCACCGCCATCCAGACGGTGGCCGACGGGCTcaagaggcaggaggaggaaatGATGGACTTCCGGTCGGGCTCGCCCAGCGACAACTCGGGGGCCGAGGAGATGGAGGTGTCCCTGGCCAAGCCCAAGCACCGCGTG ACCATGAACGAGTTTGAGTACCTGAAGCTGCTGGGCAAAGGCACGTTTGGGAAGGTGATCCTGGTGAAGGAGAAGGCCACGGGCCGCTACTATGCCATGAAGATCCTCAAGAAGGAGGTCATCGTGGCCAAG GATGAGGTGGCCCACACGCTCACAGAGAACCGCGTTCTCCAGAACTCTCGGCACCCTTTCCTGACG GCCCTGAAGTACTCCTTCCAGACCCACGACCGTCTCTGCTTCGTCATGGAGTATGCCAACGGGGGCGAG CTCTTCTTCCACTTGTCCCGGGAGCGGGTCTTCCCCGAGGACCGTGCGCGCTTCTACGGCGCCGAGATCGTGTCCGCGCTGGACTACCTGCACTCCGAGAAGAACGTGGTCTACCGCGACCTCAAG CTGGAGAACCTCATGCTGGACAAGGACGGGCACATCAAGATCACCGACTTCGGCCTGTGCAAGGAGGGCATCAAGGACGGGGCCACCATGAAGACCTTCTGCGGGACGCCCGAGTACCTGGCCCCCGAG GTGCTGGAGGACAACGACTACGGCCGCGCGGTCGACTGGTGGGGGCTGGGCGTGGTCATGTACGAGATGATGTGCGGCCGCCTGCCCTTCTACAACCAGGACCACGAGAAGCTCTTCGAGCTCATCCTCATGGAGGAGCTCCGCTTCCCGCGCACGCTCAGCCCCGAGGCCAAGTCCCTGCTGTCGGGGCTGCTCAAGAAGGACCCTAAGCAGAG CTCAGTCCGCCCTTCAAGCCCCAGGTCACCTCAGAGACGGACACCAGGTATTTTGATGAGGAGTTCACGGCCCAGATGA